Proteins from a genomic interval of Osmia bicornis bicornis chromosome 11, iOsmBic2.1, whole genome shotgun sequence:
- the LOC114878790 gene encoding transcription elongation factor SPT6-like isoform X2 — translation MADFLDSEAEESEEEEELDDNEKKKLKKIKAVEESEEEEEEDDEDRLREELKDLIDDNPIEESEGEDSDASGGSKKRKKSDDEDFDDRLEDEDYDLIEENLGFKVERKRFKRLRRIQDEESEEEQEKEVDDDRDAIANELFEGSGDEDERRSERSHRPELETFDEEGSEGEYTDEDDFIVDDDGRPIAEKRKKKKPIFSDAALQEAQDIFGVDFDYDEFGKYGEEDYEEEEEEEEEEEDEYMDDEDAERPRRPKKQLKKKTTRKSIFEIYEPSELKRGHFTDMDNEIRNTDIPERMQLRSVPVTPVAEGSDELDLEAEWIYKQAFCRPTISIQDSHLNAEAKERARKGPQTIGKIKKALDFMRNQHFEVPFISFYRKEYVLPELNINDLWKVYKFDAKWCQLRQRKGNLLKLFEKMRNYQLDEIMKNPDAPLADNVRVIKDDDIERLKNVQTSEELNDVYHHFMLYYSHEVPAMQEAARKKEKEARKEARIQKRKQEILDAEENGEPPPEEEVEVEEEDEGDDTLKQAVRSGPYSICRRAGLDSLAKKFGLTPEQFAENLRDNYQRHEVDQEPTEPLTIANEYCSQILPTPEEVLKAAQLMVAIQLAREPLVRKCVREMYMERAKISVKPTRKGIKEIDENHPIYGMKYLKDKPVRDLVGDQFLNLMIAEEDKLITITLSDSIEGNTSNNYVDETKQLYYRDEFSKNVQDWNALRVGSVETALTRMVIPGLKKELRTNLTAEAKECVMRACCRKMYNWIKVAPYTCEFPEEEDEEWDTGKGLRVMGLAYVPDYSQAAFTCLIAPDGECTDHLRLPHLMKRKNSHREDEKTMKEADLLAIRNFIATKKPHVVVIGGESREAMMIAADVKECIANLAEEEQFPSIQVEICDNELAKIYSNSNKGVSEFRDYPELLRQAISLARRMQDPLVEFSQLCTADEEILCLKYHGLQDQLPKEELLDNIYLEFVNRVNEVGVDVNKAVQQAYSGNLVQFVCGLGPRKGQALIKMLKQTNQRLENRTQLVTACHMGPKVFINCAGFIKIDTNSLGDSTEAYVEVLDGSRVHPETYEWARKMAVDALEYDDEDANPAGALEEILESPERLKDLDLDAFAEELERQGFGNKCVTLYDIRAELNCRYKDLRVPYQSLSAERLFDILTKETPETFYVGKLVLATVVGISHRKPQGDQLDQANPVRNDETGLWQCPFCLKNDFPELSEVWNHFDAGACPGKATGVRLRLDNGISGYIHIKNLSDRHVANPEERVSIGQIIHCRIIKIEVERFSVECTSKSSDLADKNHEWRPQRDPFYDTDSEQKDVKVEEDAKKAKQRQTYVKRVIVHPSFHNISFAEAEKLMQSMKQGEAIVRPSSKGADHLTVTWKVTDQIYQHIDVREEGKENAFSLGQSLWIGNEEFEDLDEIIARHVNPMAAYASELLDFKYYKSTVEGIKDKAEEILKEQKKENPGGIPYIISAAKNYPGKFLLSYLPRTRCRHEYVTVSPEGFRFRGQMFGRVNDLFRWFKEHFRDPVPGQSTPSTPRGAITSRTPYHTTPGAVSGMNQEAIQRVAQNLPHHMLHSLSQVANQTPHHYPPHTPGTASATGYGGVHTYPNTPYTPSGQTPFMTPYQTPHHTPHHGQPTPRYGQQTPNHQQGPFVHPPPPAGVTTPGHHRSTPSHRPTPPMSAAGDSTDWKKAAEAWARLKSGPRVTGSTPRYDDCRKTPRNYEESVGKTTPRNRTSTRTPSYKSPRGTPHTNSSPRSMSLSGDGTPLYDES, via the exons ATGGCTGATTTCTTAGACTCAGAAGCAGAGGAGAGTGAG GAGGAAGAGGAGTTAGACGataacgagaaaaaaaaactcaaaaaaataaaagctgTGGAAGAAAgtgaggaagaagaagaggaag ATGATGAAGATCGCTTGAGAGAGGAGCTTAAAGACCTGATAGATGACAATCCTATAGAAGAGAGCGAAGGGGAAGATAGCGACGCTTCTGGTGGATCTAAGAAGCGGAAAAAGAGCGACGATGAAGATTTCGACGATCGTTTAGAAGACGAAGATTATGACCTGattgaagaaaatttaggATTTAAAGTTGAAAGG AAACGTTTCAAACGCCTCCGCAGGATTCAAGATGAGGAATCCGAGGAGGAACAGGAAAAAGAGGTGGATGATGATAGAGATGCGATCGCGAACGAGCTTTTCGAAGGCTCTGGAGAT GAGGATGAGAGGAGAAGCGAGCGCAGTCACAGACCCGAATTGGAAACGTTCGACGAAGAAGGAAGCGAAGGGGAATACACGGATGAGGATGATTTTATCGTTGACGATGACGGTAGACCGATTGCTGAGAaacgtaaaaagaaaaagccaATATTCTCCGATGCTGCTTTGCAAGAAGCCCAAGATATCTTCGGTGTCGATTTTGATTACGATGAGTTTGGTAAATACGGTGAGGAGGATtacgaggaggaggaggaagaagaagaagaagaggaagatgaATATATGGACGACGAGGACGCCGAAAGGCCAAGAAGACCCAAAAaacaattgaagaagaaaactACGAGGAAAAGCATTTTCGAAATTTATGAACCTAGCGAGCTTAAACGCGGTCATTTCACCGACATGGATAATGAAATACGTAATACCGATATACCAGAAAGAATGCAGCTCCGTTCGGTTCCTGTTACACCAGTTGCCGAAGGTTCCGACGAGTTAGATCTCGAAGCAGAATGGATCTATAAACAAGCGTTTTGTCGGCCAACTATATCGATTCAGGACTCGCATTTAAATGCCGAAGCCAAGGAAAGAGCTCGAAAAGGGCCTCAAACGATCGGCAAAATCAAGAAAGCTTTAGACTTTATGCGAAATCAACATTTCGAGGTTccttttatatcattttatagAAAAGAATACGTTCTTCCGGAATTGAATATCAACGATCTTTGGAAAGTGTATAAATTCGATGCGAAATGGTGTCAGCTTCGTCAGAGGAAAGGAaacttattaaaattatttgagaaaatgaGAAACTATCAGCTGGACGAGATTATGAAAAATCCTGATGCACCTTTAGCTGATAACGTGCGAGTAATTAAAGACGACGACATAGAACGGCTGAAGAACGTGCAAACCAGCGAAGAATTGAACGATGTTTATCATCATTTCATGTTGTACTACAGTCACGAAGTTCCAGCTATGCAGGAAGCTGCTcgaaaaaaggagaaagaagcTAGAAAAGAGGCGAGGATTCAAAAACGAAAGCAAGAAATTCTAGACGCGGAAGAGAATGGCGAGCCTCCACCAGAGGAGGAAGTAGAAgttgaagaagaagacgaaggaGACGATACGTTGAAACAGGCGGTACGAAGTGGTCCATATTCTATCTGCAGGCGAGCTGGTCTCGATAGTCTCGCAAAGAAATTTGGTCTTACTCCCGAACAGTTTGCTGAAAATTTACGAGACAATTACCAGCGACACGAAGTAGATCAAGAACCTACGGAACCTTTGACCATCGCCAACGAATACTGTAGTCAGATTCTCCCCACACCGGAGGAAGTACTAAAAGCAGCACAATTAATGGTAGCAATTCAATTAGCGCGCGAACCTTTGGTAAGAAAATGTGTCAGGGAGATGTACATGGAAAGAGCAAAAATATCTGTGAAGCCAACGAGAAAAGGGATCAAAGAAATCGATGAGAATCATCCGATTTAtggaatgaaatatttgaaagacAAACCCGTGCGGGATTTGGTCGGCGATCAGTTTCTAAACTTGATGATAGCTGAAGAGGATAAATTGATAACGATCACGTTGAGCGACAGCATCGAAGGGAATACAAGCAACAATTACGTGGACGAAACTAAGCAGCTCTATTACAGAGACGAGTTCAGTAAAAACGTTCAAGATTGGAATGCTTTGCGAGTTGGAAGCGTCGAGACAGCGCTCACGCGCATGGTTATACCGGGCTTGAAGAAGGAACTTAGAACAAATCTTACAGCAGAAGCCAAGGAATGCGTGATGAGAGCCTGTTGTCGCAAAATGTACAATTGGATCAAAGTTGCCCCGTACACCTGCGAATTTCCCGAGGAGGAGGACGAGGAATGGGACACCGGGAAAGGGTTGCGGGTTATGGGTTTAGCATACGTTCCGGATTACTCTCAAGCCGCGTTCACCTGTCTGATCGCCCCGGACGGAGAGTGCACGGATCACTTGAGACTTCCCCATTTAATGAAACGGAAGAATAGTCACCGGGAGGACGAGAAAACGATGAAGGAGGCAGACCTGTTGGCGATTCGGAATTTCATAGCGACTAAAAAGCCACACGTTGTGGTGATAGGCGGTGAGTCGCGGGAGGCGATGATGATCGCCGCCGATGTTAAAGAATGTATCGCGAATCTAGCGGAGGAGGAGCAGTTCCCTTCGATCCAGGTGGAGATCTGCGACAACGAGCTCGCGAAAATCTATTCGAACAGCAACAAGGGTGTATCAGAATTTCGGGATTATCCAGAATTACTGCGGCAGGCTATCTCGCTGGCCAGAAGAATGCAAGATCCTTTGGTGGAATTTTCTCAATTATGCACAGCGGACGAGGAGATATTATGTCTCAAGTATCACGGTTTGCAGGATCAACTACCGAAGGAGGAGCTTCTGGATAATATATATTTGGAATTCGTGAACCGCGTGAACGAAGTTGGCGTGGACGTAAATAAAGCGGTGCAACAAGCCTATTCCGGTAACTTGGTACAATTTGTCTGCGGATTAGGTCCGAGGAAGGGGCAAGCGTTGATCAAGATGCTGAAGCAAACTAATCAGAGGTTAGAGAATAGAACGCAACTTGTCACCGCTTGTCACATGGGTCCTAAGGTGTTTATTAACTGCGCGGGTTTTATCAAGATAGATACGAACAGCTTAGGGGACAGTACCGAGGCGTACGTAGAGGTGCTAGACGGCTCGAGGGTGCATCCAGAGACGTACGAATGGGCGAGGAAAATGGCAGTCGACGCTTTGGAATACGACGACGAGGACGCTAATCCCGCAGGTGCTCTCGAGGAGATTCTCGAGTCCCCTGAACGATTGAAGGATCTTGATCTGGACGCGTTCGCGGAGGAGCTCGAGAGGCAAGGTTTCGGGAATAAATGCGTCACATTGTACGACATCAGGGCGGAATTGAATTGTAGATACAAGGATCTGCGCGTACCGTATCAGTCGCTCAGCGCGGAGAGATTGTTCGACATTCTAACGAAAGAAACGCCGGAAACGTTTTACGTTGGCAAACTGGTGTTGGCGACGGTAGTAGGAATAAGTCACAGGAAGCCACAGGGCGACCAACTGGACCAAGCTAATCCTGTGAGGAACGACGAAACGGGTTTGTGGCAATGTCCGTTTTGTCTGAAGAACGATTTCCCTGAATTGTCGGAAGTGTGGAATCATTTCGACGCCGGGGCTTGTCCTGGCAAAGCTACCGGCGTTAGGCTCAGACTGGACAACGGTATATCCGGTTATATTCACATAAAGAATTTGTCCGACAGACACGTTGCGAATCCTGAGGAGAGAGTGAGCATAGGGCAAATAATACATTGTCggataattaaaatcgaaGTAGAACGATTCAGCGTCGAATGTACGAGTAAAAGCAGCGATCTCGCTGACAAGAATCACGAATGGAG ACCGCAGAGAGATCCGTTCTACGATACGGATTCGGAACAGAAAGATGTTAAAGTCGAGGAAGACGCGAAGAAAGCGAAACAACGTCAGACATACGTGAAACGAGTAATCGTTCATCCTTCTTTCCACAATATCAGTTTCGCCGAAGCTGAGAAATTGATGCAGAGTATGAAACAGGGAGAGGCGATAGTTCGACCAAGTAGCAAGGGTGCGGATCATTTGACGGTCACTTGGAAAGTGACCGATCAAATTTATCAGCATATTGATGTAAGGGAGGAAGGTAAAGAGAATGCCTTCTCCCTGGGACAAAGTCTCTGGATCGGAAACGAGGAGTTCGAGGACTTGGATGAAATAATCGCGAGACACGTCAATCCGATGGCTGCGTACGCCTCGGAATTATTGGACTTTAAATATTACAAGTCCACGGTTGAAGGTATCAAAGATAAAGCAGAGGAAATACTGAAGGaacagaagaaagaaaatcctGGAGGAATACCGTACATAATATCTGCCGCTAAG AATTATCCtggaaaatttcttttgtCTTATCTTCCCCGAACTCGATGTCGACACGAGTACGTAACAGTGTCTCCGGAAGGATTCCGGTTCAGAGGGCAAATGTTTGGACGAGTAAACGACCTGTTTCGATGGTTCAAGGAACATTTTCGTGATCCAGTACCTGGACAATCTACTCCAAGTACTCCGCGTGGTGCAATCACTTCCAGAACTCCTTACCATACCACTCCAGGTGCAGTAAGCG GAATGAACCAAGAAGCTATACAAAGAGTGGCACAAAATCTTCCTCATCACATGTTGCATTCTTTATCGCAAGTAGCGAATCAGACTCCCCATCACTATCCTCCGCATACACCAGGAACAGCGAGCGCGACTGGATACGGTGGAGTTCATACTTATCCCAATACACCTTACACACCTTCTGGTCAAACACCTTTCATGACTCCATACCAGACACCGCATCATACACCGCATCACGGTCAACCAACTCCTAGATACGGTCAGCAAACGCCCAATCATCAGCAAGGTCCATTCGTTCATCCGCCTCCTCCTGCAGGGGTGACCACTCCAGGTCATCACAGATCTACTCCGTCTCACAGACCTACTCCTCCTATGTCGGCAGCCGGAGATTCTACGGACTGGAAAAAAGCAGCGGAAGCATGGGCACGATTAAAAAGCGGTCCCCGAGTCAC tGGCTCTACTCCAAGATACGACGATTGTAGAAAGACTCCACGAAACTACGAGGAATCGGTTGGTAAAACAACCCCACGCAATAGAACTTCAACGCGAACTCCATCTTACAAGTCTCCTCGGGGTACACCGCATACCAATTCTAGTCCACGGAGTATGTCTCTCAGCGGAGATGGTACTCCTTTATATGATGAAAGCTAA
- the LOC114878790 gene encoding transcription elongation factor SPT6-like isoform X1, which produces MADFLDSEAEESEEEEELDDNEKKKLKKIKAVEESEEEEEEDDEDRLREELKDLIDDNPIEESEGEDSDASGGSKKRKKSDDEDFDDRLEDEDYDLIEENLGFKVERKRFKRLRRIQDEESEEEQEKEVDDDRDAIANELFEGSGDEREVTMEDERRSERSHRPELETFDEEGSEGEYTDEDDFIVDDDGRPIAEKRKKKKPIFSDAALQEAQDIFGVDFDYDEFGKYGEEDYEEEEEEEEEEEDEYMDDEDAERPRRPKKQLKKKTTRKSIFEIYEPSELKRGHFTDMDNEIRNTDIPERMQLRSVPVTPVAEGSDELDLEAEWIYKQAFCRPTISIQDSHLNAEAKERARKGPQTIGKIKKALDFMRNQHFEVPFISFYRKEYVLPELNINDLWKVYKFDAKWCQLRQRKGNLLKLFEKMRNYQLDEIMKNPDAPLADNVRVIKDDDIERLKNVQTSEELNDVYHHFMLYYSHEVPAMQEAARKKEKEARKEARIQKRKQEILDAEENGEPPPEEEVEVEEEDEGDDTLKQAVRSGPYSICRRAGLDSLAKKFGLTPEQFAENLRDNYQRHEVDQEPTEPLTIANEYCSQILPTPEEVLKAAQLMVAIQLAREPLVRKCVREMYMERAKISVKPTRKGIKEIDENHPIYGMKYLKDKPVRDLVGDQFLNLMIAEEDKLITITLSDSIEGNTSNNYVDETKQLYYRDEFSKNVQDWNALRVGSVETALTRMVIPGLKKELRTNLTAEAKECVMRACCRKMYNWIKVAPYTCEFPEEEDEEWDTGKGLRVMGLAYVPDYSQAAFTCLIAPDGECTDHLRLPHLMKRKNSHREDEKTMKEADLLAIRNFIATKKPHVVVIGGESREAMMIAADVKECIANLAEEEQFPSIQVEICDNELAKIYSNSNKGVSEFRDYPELLRQAISLARRMQDPLVEFSQLCTADEEILCLKYHGLQDQLPKEELLDNIYLEFVNRVNEVGVDVNKAVQQAYSGNLVQFVCGLGPRKGQALIKMLKQTNQRLENRTQLVTACHMGPKVFINCAGFIKIDTNSLGDSTEAYVEVLDGSRVHPETYEWARKMAVDALEYDDEDANPAGALEEILESPERLKDLDLDAFAEELERQGFGNKCVTLYDIRAELNCRYKDLRVPYQSLSAERLFDILTKETPETFYVGKLVLATVVGISHRKPQGDQLDQANPVRNDETGLWQCPFCLKNDFPELSEVWNHFDAGACPGKATGVRLRLDNGISGYIHIKNLSDRHVANPEERVSIGQIIHCRIIKIEVERFSVECTSKSSDLADKNHEWRPQRDPFYDTDSEQKDVKVEEDAKKAKQRQTYVKRVIVHPSFHNISFAEAEKLMQSMKQGEAIVRPSSKGADHLTVTWKVTDQIYQHIDVREEGKENAFSLGQSLWIGNEEFEDLDEIIARHVNPMAAYASELLDFKYYKSTVEGIKDKAEEILKEQKKENPGGIPYIISAAKNYPGKFLLSYLPRTRCRHEYVTVSPEGFRFRGQMFGRVNDLFRWFKEHFRDPVPGQSTPSTPRGAITSRTPYHTTPGAVSGMNQEAIQRVAQNLPHHMLHSLSQVANQTPHHYPPHTPGTASATGYGGVHTYPNTPYTPSGQTPFMTPYQTPHHTPHHGQPTPRYGQQTPNHQQGPFVHPPPPAGVTTPGHHRSTPSHRPTPPMSAAGDSTDWKKAAEAWARLKSGPRVTGSTPRYDDCRKTPRNYEESVGKTTPRNRTSTRTPSYKSPRGTPHTNSSPRSMSLSGDGTPLYDES; this is translated from the exons ATGGCTGATTTCTTAGACTCAGAAGCAGAGGAGAGTGAG GAGGAAGAGGAGTTAGACGataacgagaaaaaaaaactcaaaaaaataaaagctgTGGAAGAAAgtgaggaagaagaagaggaag ATGATGAAGATCGCTTGAGAGAGGAGCTTAAAGACCTGATAGATGACAATCCTATAGAAGAGAGCGAAGGGGAAGATAGCGACGCTTCTGGTGGATCTAAGAAGCGGAAAAAGAGCGACGATGAAGATTTCGACGATCGTTTAGAAGACGAAGATTATGACCTGattgaagaaaatttaggATTTAAAGTTGAAAGG AAACGTTTCAAACGCCTCCGCAGGATTCAAGATGAGGAATCCGAGGAGGAACAGGAAAAAGAGGTGGATGATGATAGAGATGCGATCGCGAACGAGCTTTTCGAAGGCTCTGGAGAT GAAAGAGAAGTCACCATG GAGGATGAGAGGAGAAGCGAGCGCAGTCACAGACCCGAATTGGAAACGTTCGACGAAGAAGGAAGCGAAGGGGAATACACGGATGAGGATGATTTTATCGTTGACGATGACGGTAGACCGATTGCTGAGAaacgtaaaaagaaaaagccaATATTCTCCGATGCTGCTTTGCAAGAAGCCCAAGATATCTTCGGTGTCGATTTTGATTACGATGAGTTTGGTAAATACGGTGAGGAGGATtacgaggaggaggaggaagaagaagaagaagaggaagatgaATATATGGACGACGAGGACGCCGAAAGGCCAAGAAGACCCAAAAaacaattgaagaagaaaactACGAGGAAAAGCATTTTCGAAATTTATGAACCTAGCGAGCTTAAACGCGGTCATTTCACCGACATGGATAATGAAATACGTAATACCGATATACCAGAAAGAATGCAGCTCCGTTCGGTTCCTGTTACACCAGTTGCCGAAGGTTCCGACGAGTTAGATCTCGAAGCAGAATGGATCTATAAACAAGCGTTTTGTCGGCCAACTATATCGATTCAGGACTCGCATTTAAATGCCGAAGCCAAGGAAAGAGCTCGAAAAGGGCCTCAAACGATCGGCAAAATCAAGAAAGCTTTAGACTTTATGCGAAATCAACATTTCGAGGTTccttttatatcattttatagAAAAGAATACGTTCTTCCGGAATTGAATATCAACGATCTTTGGAAAGTGTATAAATTCGATGCGAAATGGTGTCAGCTTCGTCAGAGGAAAGGAaacttattaaaattatttgagaaaatgaGAAACTATCAGCTGGACGAGATTATGAAAAATCCTGATGCACCTTTAGCTGATAACGTGCGAGTAATTAAAGACGACGACATAGAACGGCTGAAGAACGTGCAAACCAGCGAAGAATTGAACGATGTTTATCATCATTTCATGTTGTACTACAGTCACGAAGTTCCAGCTATGCAGGAAGCTGCTcgaaaaaaggagaaagaagcTAGAAAAGAGGCGAGGATTCAAAAACGAAAGCAAGAAATTCTAGACGCGGAAGAGAATGGCGAGCCTCCACCAGAGGAGGAAGTAGAAgttgaagaagaagacgaaggaGACGATACGTTGAAACAGGCGGTACGAAGTGGTCCATATTCTATCTGCAGGCGAGCTGGTCTCGATAGTCTCGCAAAGAAATTTGGTCTTACTCCCGAACAGTTTGCTGAAAATTTACGAGACAATTACCAGCGACACGAAGTAGATCAAGAACCTACGGAACCTTTGACCATCGCCAACGAATACTGTAGTCAGATTCTCCCCACACCGGAGGAAGTACTAAAAGCAGCACAATTAATGGTAGCAATTCAATTAGCGCGCGAACCTTTGGTAAGAAAATGTGTCAGGGAGATGTACATGGAAAGAGCAAAAATATCTGTGAAGCCAACGAGAAAAGGGATCAAAGAAATCGATGAGAATCATCCGATTTAtggaatgaaatatttgaaagacAAACCCGTGCGGGATTTGGTCGGCGATCAGTTTCTAAACTTGATGATAGCTGAAGAGGATAAATTGATAACGATCACGTTGAGCGACAGCATCGAAGGGAATACAAGCAACAATTACGTGGACGAAACTAAGCAGCTCTATTACAGAGACGAGTTCAGTAAAAACGTTCAAGATTGGAATGCTTTGCGAGTTGGAAGCGTCGAGACAGCGCTCACGCGCATGGTTATACCGGGCTTGAAGAAGGAACTTAGAACAAATCTTACAGCAGAAGCCAAGGAATGCGTGATGAGAGCCTGTTGTCGCAAAATGTACAATTGGATCAAAGTTGCCCCGTACACCTGCGAATTTCCCGAGGAGGAGGACGAGGAATGGGACACCGGGAAAGGGTTGCGGGTTATGGGTTTAGCATACGTTCCGGATTACTCTCAAGCCGCGTTCACCTGTCTGATCGCCCCGGACGGAGAGTGCACGGATCACTTGAGACTTCCCCATTTAATGAAACGGAAGAATAGTCACCGGGAGGACGAGAAAACGATGAAGGAGGCAGACCTGTTGGCGATTCGGAATTTCATAGCGACTAAAAAGCCACACGTTGTGGTGATAGGCGGTGAGTCGCGGGAGGCGATGATGATCGCCGCCGATGTTAAAGAATGTATCGCGAATCTAGCGGAGGAGGAGCAGTTCCCTTCGATCCAGGTGGAGATCTGCGACAACGAGCTCGCGAAAATCTATTCGAACAGCAACAAGGGTGTATCAGAATTTCGGGATTATCCAGAATTACTGCGGCAGGCTATCTCGCTGGCCAGAAGAATGCAAGATCCTTTGGTGGAATTTTCTCAATTATGCACAGCGGACGAGGAGATATTATGTCTCAAGTATCACGGTTTGCAGGATCAACTACCGAAGGAGGAGCTTCTGGATAATATATATTTGGAATTCGTGAACCGCGTGAACGAAGTTGGCGTGGACGTAAATAAAGCGGTGCAACAAGCCTATTCCGGTAACTTGGTACAATTTGTCTGCGGATTAGGTCCGAGGAAGGGGCAAGCGTTGATCAAGATGCTGAAGCAAACTAATCAGAGGTTAGAGAATAGAACGCAACTTGTCACCGCTTGTCACATGGGTCCTAAGGTGTTTATTAACTGCGCGGGTTTTATCAAGATAGATACGAACAGCTTAGGGGACAGTACCGAGGCGTACGTAGAGGTGCTAGACGGCTCGAGGGTGCATCCAGAGACGTACGAATGGGCGAGGAAAATGGCAGTCGACGCTTTGGAATACGACGACGAGGACGCTAATCCCGCAGGTGCTCTCGAGGAGATTCTCGAGTCCCCTGAACGATTGAAGGATCTTGATCTGGACGCGTTCGCGGAGGAGCTCGAGAGGCAAGGTTTCGGGAATAAATGCGTCACATTGTACGACATCAGGGCGGAATTGAATTGTAGATACAAGGATCTGCGCGTACCGTATCAGTCGCTCAGCGCGGAGAGATTGTTCGACATTCTAACGAAAGAAACGCCGGAAACGTTTTACGTTGGCAAACTGGTGTTGGCGACGGTAGTAGGAATAAGTCACAGGAAGCCACAGGGCGACCAACTGGACCAAGCTAATCCTGTGAGGAACGACGAAACGGGTTTGTGGCAATGTCCGTTTTGTCTGAAGAACGATTTCCCTGAATTGTCGGAAGTGTGGAATCATTTCGACGCCGGGGCTTGTCCTGGCAAAGCTACCGGCGTTAGGCTCAGACTGGACAACGGTATATCCGGTTATATTCACATAAAGAATTTGTCCGACAGACACGTTGCGAATCCTGAGGAGAGAGTGAGCATAGGGCAAATAATACATTGTCggataattaaaatcgaaGTAGAACGATTCAGCGTCGAATGTACGAGTAAAAGCAGCGATCTCGCTGACAAGAATCACGAATGGAG ACCGCAGAGAGATCCGTTCTACGATACGGATTCGGAACAGAAAGATGTTAAAGTCGAGGAAGACGCGAAGAAAGCGAAACAACGTCAGACATACGTGAAACGAGTAATCGTTCATCCTTCTTTCCACAATATCAGTTTCGCCGAAGCTGAGAAATTGATGCAGAGTATGAAACAGGGAGAGGCGATAGTTCGACCAAGTAGCAAGGGTGCGGATCATTTGACGGTCACTTGGAAAGTGACCGATCAAATTTATCAGCATATTGATGTAAGGGAGGAAGGTAAAGAGAATGCCTTCTCCCTGGGACAAAGTCTCTGGATCGGAAACGAGGAGTTCGAGGACTTGGATGAAATAATCGCGAGACACGTCAATCCGATGGCTGCGTACGCCTCGGAATTATTGGACTTTAAATATTACAAGTCCACGGTTGAAGGTATCAAAGATAAAGCAGAGGAAATACTGAAGGaacagaagaaagaaaatcctGGAGGAATACCGTACATAATATCTGCCGCTAAG AATTATCCtggaaaatttcttttgtCTTATCTTCCCCGAACTCGATGTCGACACGAGTACGTAACAGTGTCTCCGGAAGGATTCCGGTTCAGAGGGCAAATGTTTGGACGAGTAAACGACCTGTTTCGATGGTTCAAGGAACATTTTCGTGATCCAGTACCTGGACAATCTACTCCAAGTACTCCGCGTGGTGCAATCACTTCCAGAACTCCTTACCATACCACTCCAGGTGCAGTAAGCG GAATGAACCAAGAAGCTATACAAAGAGTGGCACAAAATCTTCCTCATCACATGTTGCATTCTTTATCGCAAGTAGCGAATCAGACTCCCCATCACTATCCTCCGCATACACCAGGAACAGCGAGCGCGACTGGATACGGTGGAGTTCATACTTATCCCAATACACCTTACACACCTTCTGGTCAAACACCTTTCATGACTCCATACCAGACACCGCATCATACACCGCATCACGGTCAACCAACTCCTAGATACGGTCAGCAAACGCCCAATCATCAGCAAGGTCCATTCGTTCATCCGCCTCCTCCTGCAGGGGTGACCACTCCAGGTCATCACAGATCTACTCCGTCTCACAGACCTACTCCTCCTATGTCGGCAGCCGGAGATTCTACGGACTGGAAAAAAGCAGCGGAAGCATGGGCACGATTAAAAAGCGGTCCCCGAGTCAC tGGCTCTACTCCAAGATACGACGATTGTAGAAAGACTCCACGAAACTACGAGGAATCGGTTGGTAAAACAACCCCACGCAATAGAACTTCAACGCGAACTCCATCTTACAAGTCTCCTCGGGGTACACCGCATACCAATTCTAGTCCACGGAGTATGTCTCTCAGCGGAGATGGTACTCCTTTATATGATGAAAGCTAA